The following are from one region of the Hippocampus zosterae strain Florida chromosome 9, ASM2543408v3, whole genome shotgun sequence genome:
- the spryd3 gene encoding SPRY domain-containing protein 3 yields the protein MDDINLHYRFLNWRRRIREFREVRPVRYRERLKRMLRDGDVLRYHGNSDEVGCFVAARPLSKRSRYFEVTIVDTGVRGMIAVGLVPQLYKLDHQPGWLPNSVAFHADDGKLYNGNTVGQQFGPKCCRGDRIGCGISLDSDDGQLTVFFTKNGKEVGSLEVPAVEALYPAVGMHSLGEEVLLDLHAEWRMEEDDGLMIVDSHEDDWGRLHDIRVSGTLLEYTGKGKSIVDVGLAQALRPLNTRFHYYELEITDAGEKCYIALGLARKDYPKNRHPGWSRGSIAYHADDGKLFQGCGVGDAFGPRCFEGDLMGCGIMFPRDFSHEDGDDADDWDLEMFPQPSEVQNDLYASNDDDDEEREDLEGTKVMVFFTRNGKVVGRREVALPAGGFYPTIGMMSTGEKVKVDLHPLSG from the exons ATGGACGACATCAACCTCCATTATCGTTTTTTGAACTGGAGAAGGCGAATACGAGAATTTCGTGAAGTACGACCAGTGCGGTACCGAGAGCGTCTGAAAAGAATGCTGAGGGATGGTGATGTGCTCAG GTACCATGGGAACTCAGATGAAGTTGGCTGTTTTGTGGCAGCGAGACCATTGTCAAAGAGAAGTCGCTATTTTGAG GTAACAATCGTCGATACAGGAGTGAGGGGGATGATTGCTGTTGGTTTAGTGCCTCAACTTTACAAGCTGGACCATCAACCAGGCTGGCTCCCAAATTCCGTGGCTTTCCATGCAGATGATGGCAA GTTGTACAACGGCAACACTGTAGGTCAACagtttggtccaaaatgctgcagaGGGGACAGAATTGGCTGTGGAATATCCCTGGACTCTGATGATGGACAGTTGACTGTGTTTTTTACCAAGAATGGTAAAGAA GTTGGCAGCTTGGAAGTACCAGCAGTCGAAGCTCTCTACCCTGCTGTAGGAATGCATTCGCTGGGGGAAGAAGTGCTGCTGGACTTACATGCTGAATGGAGAATGGAGGAGGATGACGGGCTGATGATAGTAGACAGCCACGAAGATGACTGGGGCCGCCTCCATGATATTAGAGTGTCTGGCACC CTGCTGGAGTACACGGGCAAAGGGAAGAGCATTGTTGACGTGGGCTTGGCTCAGGCCCTTCGGCCACTCAACACACGCTTCCACTACTACGAGCTGGAGATCACAGACGCTGGGGAGAAGTGTTACATCGCCCTGGGCCTGGCACGCAAG GATTATCCTAAAAACAGGCACCCAGGATGGAGCAGAGGGTCCATAGCATATCATGCGG ACGACGGAAAGTTGTTTCAGGGCTGCGGTGTTGGCGACGCCTTCGGGCCACGTTGCTTCGAAGGAGACCTCATGGGCTGCGGTATCATGTTTCCACGTGACTTCAGCCACGAGGATGGAG ATGATGCGGACGACTGGGACCTGGAAATGTTTCCGCAGCCCAGTGAGGTTCAGAATGACTTGTACGCGAgcaatgacgacgacgacgaagagaGGGAAGACTTGGAGGGAACCAAGGTCATG GTGTTCTTCACCCGCAATGGAAAGGTGGTGGGGCGCAGGGAGGTGGCCTTACCTGCCGGAGGCTTCTACCCCACTATTGGCATGATGAGCACCGGGGAGAAAGTTAAAGTCGACCTGCACCCCCTCAGTGGCTGA
- the LOC127607658 gene encoding LIM domain and actin-binding protein 1-like isoform X1, with product MDSAPFSRKSWVSQSLRVTAKELSLVSGRGRSNAIAERFSKYQKAAEDAHKRKGGFDSASTSQRTSNLSALKKRWEQAGNGSHQDKTPFISAPINNQSTFPTLTRAASVSEQPSVPKSPVAWRPPQEAPPSTPATDPVLVPPAALQAEEQSGMEKDELTQSKAPEKPDEQVPTSPRASYEKPRVPLNNLKMKFEKADDSLLKGSRSTLLSASSEEMEQTSVCDRVLEKTSLREKLAKYSAAVSKQSNTKSAVTPEVLPSKISLLAIEKATAGPECNGDSSSEPPKPSRKFCPPVKETCVACQKTVYPLERLAALQHIYHKSCFRCVHCSTKLSLGNFASLHGNVYCKPHFSQLFKAKGNYDEGFGHRPHKELWAPRKDGDEGEEELVKPREQVAAQRGRAESVESMSDKQPTPTAEEASPPVKVTDLAAHLETRMQMAASSAEKPAETRRLRIAWPPPAGEGTPGAGLRSPASEGGASGRAWRAKWPPEDDSLSSASSSHSTERAELTSLRRSSSLRERSRAFTLAAQASPNPTAIPKEPRRPLKALQEWRASLEEKSSSQERMADKKVDLQRKSDDREKQIASEVVNQSSPEVVVEGDHQGGEHAQEGSPLADDGSLTTSPDISVSPSPPAQPKLNHASQDVGFWEEDRDERDAEELTAEDIIKRNRYYDDDDDDDEDDY from the exons ATGGATAGCGCTCCATTCAGTCGAAAGTCGTGGGTGTCGCAGTCACTGCGTGTCACTGCAAAGGAGTTGTCACTGGTCAGCGGACGAGGAAGAAGCAACGCCATCGCCGAGCGCTTCTCCAA ATACCAGAAAGCTGCAGAGGATGCACATAAGAGAAAAGGA GGCTTTGACAGCGCGTCCACCTCCCAGCGCACAAGCAATCTGAGTGCTTTGAAGAAGCGCTGGGAGCAAGCGGGGAACGGCAGTCATCAGGACAAGACTCCATTCATCTCTGCGCCTATAAACAATCAAAGCACATTTCCTACCCTGACCAGAGCGGCTTCTGTCAGCGAGCAGCCCTCTGTTCCTAAGAGTCCGGTGGCCTGGCGGCCTCCACAGGAAGCTCCACCCAGCACACCTGCCACCGATCCCGTCCTCGTGCCCCCTGCTGCTCTACAAGCAGAAGAACAGAGTGGGATGGAGAAAGATGAGCTGACACAGAGCAAAGCGCCAGAAAAGCCTGACGAACAAGTTCCGACTAGTCCTCGTGCCTCCTATGAAAAGCCCAGAGTGCCACTCAACAATCTAAAGATGAAGTTTGAGAAGGCAGACGATAGCCTACTAAAG GGCTCCAGGTCGACTCTCCTAAGTGCTTCGTCAGAAGAGATGGAGCAAACCTCTG TGTGTGACCGCGTGCTGGAGAAGACATCACTAAGGGAGAAGCTGGCCAAATACTCTGCTGCTGTGTCCAAACAAAGCAATACCAAATCT GCTGTGACCCCAGAGGTGCTGCCCTCCAAAATATCTCTACTTGCAATTGAGAAAGCGACGGCAGGACCCGAGTGTAATG GGGATAGTAGCAGTGAGCCTCCAAAACCATCCAGG AAGTTCTGCCCTCCAGTGAAGGAGACGTGCGTTGCTTGCCAGAAGACTGTGTACCCCTTGGAGAGATTGGCGGCTCTTCAGCACATCTACCACAAGAGCTGCTTCCGCTGCGTCCACTGCAGCACAAAGCTAAG CCTGGGCAACTTTGCTTCTCTGCACGGCAACGTGTACTGTAAGCCTCATTTCAGTCAGCTGTTTAAAGCTAAAGGCAACTACGACGAGGGCTTCGGCCACCGGCCTCACAAGGAGTTGTGGGCGCCTCGCAAGGATGGAGATGAAGGCGAAGAGGAGCTAGTGAAACCCAGAGAACAAGTAGCGGCACAGAGGGGGAGAGCCGAGTCCGTGGAGAGCATGTCAGACAAACAGCCCACCCCAACTGCCGAAGAAGCATCCCCACCAGTCAAGGTCACCGACCTCGCTGCACACCTGGAGACTCGGATGCAGATGGCCGCCAGCTCCGCAGAGAAGCCGGCCGAGACTCGCAGGTTGAGGATCGCCTGGCCGCCCCCTGCCGGCGAAGGCACCCCCGGCGCAGGTTTGCGCAGCCCGGCCTCGGAGGGCGGCGCCTCGGGTCGAGCCTGGAGGGCCAAGTGGCCCCCAGAGGACGACTCGCTGTCGTCCGCTTCGTCATCCCACAGTACCGAGCGTGCCGAACTGACGAGTCTGAGGAGGAGCTCCTCTCTAAGGGAACGCAGTCGGGCCTTCACCTTGGCTGCCCAGGCCAGCCCCAATCCCACCGCCATTCCCAAGGAGCCTCGCCGGCCTCTCAAGGCCCTGCAAGAATGGAGAGCGTCCCTGGAGGAAAAGAGCTCATCTCAAGAAAGAATGGCAGACAAGAAAGTGGATCTGCAGAGGAAGAGCGATGATAGAGAGAAGCAAATCGCTAGTGAAGTCGTCAATCAAAGTAGCCCGGAGGTGGTCGTGGAGGGTGACCATCAAGGTGGTGAACACGCACAGGAAGGAAGCCCATTGGCCGACGACGGCTCCTTGACCACCTCTCCTGACATCTCGGTGTCCCCCTCGCCGCCCGCGCAGCCCAAACTGAACCACGCCTCGCAGGACGTCGGCTTCTGGGAGGAGGACAGAGACGAGAGGGACGCAGAGGAGCTGACGGCAGAAGACATCATCAAGAGGAACCGTTACtacgatgacgatgacgacgacgacgaagacgaTTACTGA
- the LOC127607658 gene encoding LIM domain and actin-binding protein 1-like isoform X3 translates to MKSFNRWRKCGSSGTVPTPGPNFKVGVKSRRNVIRDAAKKPTSTLKELRGLLGFDSASTSQRTSNLSALKKRWEQAGNGSHQDKTPFISAPINNQSTFPTLTRAASVSEQPSVPKSPVAWRPPQEAPPSTPATDPVLVPPAALQAEEQSGMEKDELTQSKAPEKPDEQVPTSPRASYEKPRVPLNNLKMKFEKADDSLLKGSRSTLLSASSEEMEQTSVCDRVLEKTSLREKLAKYSAAVSKQSNTKSAVTPEVLPSKISLLAIEKATAGPECNGDSSSEPPKPSRKFCPPVKETCVACQKTVYPLERLAALQHIYHKSCFRCVHCSTKLSLGNFASLHGNVYCKPHFSQLFKAKGNYDEGFGHRPHKELWAPRKDGDEGEEELVKPREQVAAQRGRAESVESMSDKQPTPTAEEASPPVKVTDLAAHLETRMQMAASSAEKPAETRRLRIAWPPPAGEGTPGAGLRSPASEGGASGRAWRAKWPPEDDSLSSASSSHSTERAELTSLRRSSSLRERSRAFTLAAQASPNPTAIPKEPRRPLKALQEWRASLEEKSSSQERMADKKVDLQRKSDDREKQIASEVVNQSSPEVVVEGDHQGGEHAQEGSPLADDGSLTTSPDISVSPSPPAQPKLNHASQDVGFWEEDRDERDAEELTAEDIIKRNRYYDDDDDDDEDDY, encoded by the exons ATGAAGAGCTTTAACAGATGGAGAAAATGCGGCTCATCCGGGACGGTACCGACACCTGGGCCCAACTTTAAAGTTGGTGTTAAGTCGAGGAGAAATGTGATAAGGGACGCTGCCAAGAAGCCCACGTCAACATTAAAAGAGCTACGAGGCTTGTTG GGCTTTGACAGCGCGTCCACCTCCCAGCGCACAAGCAATCTGAGTGCTTTGAAGAAGCGCTGGGAGCAAGCGGGGAACGGCAGTCATCAGGACAAGACTCCATTCATCTCTGCGCCTATAAACAATCAAAGCACATTTCCTACCCTGACCAGAGCGGCTTCTGTCAGCGAGCAGCCCTCTGTTCCTAAGAGTCCGGTGGCCTGGCGGCCTCCACAGGAAGCTCCACCCAGCACACCTGCCACCGATCCCGTCCTCGTGCCCCCTGCTGCTCTACAAGCAGAAGAACAGAGTGGGATGGAGAAAGATGAGCTGACACAGAGCAAAGCGCCAGAAAAGCCTGACGAACAAGTTCCGACTAGTCCTCGTGCCTCCTATGAAAAGCCCAGAGTGCCACTCAACAATCTAAAGATGAAGTTTGAGAAGGCAGACGATAGCCTACTAAAG GGCTCCAGGTCGACTCTCCTAAGTGCTTCGTCAGAAGAGATGGAGCAAACCTCTG TGTGTGACCGCGTGCTGGAGAAGACATCACTAAGGGAGAAGCTGGCCAAATACTCTGCTGCTGTGTCCAAACAAAGCAATACCAAATCT GCTGTGACCCCAGAGGTGCTGCCCTCCAAAATATCTCTACTTGCAATTGAGAAAGCGACGGCAGGACCCGAGTGTAATG GGGATAGTAGCAGTGAGCCTCCAAAACCATCCAGG AAGTTCTGCCCTCCAGTGAAGGAGACGTGCGTTGCTTGCCAGAAGACTGTGTACCCCTTGGAGAGATTGGCGGCTCTTCAGCACATCTACCACAAGAGCTGCTTCCGCTGCGTCCACTGCAGCACAAAGCTAAG CCTGGGCAACTTTGCTTCTCTGCACGGCAACGTGTACTGTAAGCCTCATTTCAGTCAGCTGTTTAAAGCTAAAGGCAACTACGACGAGGGCTTCGGCCACCGGCCTCACAAGGAGTTGTGGGCGCCTCGCAAGGATGGAGATGAAGGCGAAGAGGAGCTAGTGAAACCCAGAGAACAAGTAGCGGCACAGAGGGGGAGAGCCGAGTCCGTGGAGAGCATGTCAGACAAACAGCCCACCCCAACTGCCGAAGAAGCATCCCCACCAGTCAAGGTCACCGACCTCGCTGCACACCTGGAGACTCGGATGCAGATGGCCGCCAGCTCCGCAGAGAAGCCGGCCGAGACTCGCAGGTTGAGGATCGCCTGGCCGCCCCCTGCCGGCGAAGGCACCCCCGGCGCAGGTTTGCGCAGCCCGGCCTCGGAGGGCGGCGCCTCGGGTCGAGCCTGGAGGGCCAAGTGGCCCCCAGAGGACGACTCGCTGTCGTCCGCTTCGTCATCCCACAGTACCGAGCGTGCCGAACTGACGAGTCTGAGGAGGAGCTCCTCTCTAAGGGAACGCAGTCGGGCCTTCACCTTGGCTGCCCAGGCCAGCCCCAATCCCACCGCCATTCCCAAGGAGCCTCGCCGGCCTCTCAAGGCCCTGCAAGAATGGAGAGCGTCCCTGGAGGAAAAGAGCTCATCTCAAGAAAGAATGGCAGACAAGAAAGTGGATCTGCAGAGGAAGAGCGATGATAGAGAGAAGCAAATCGCTAGTGAAGTCGTCAATCAAAGTAGCCCGGAGGTGGTCGTGGAGGGTGACCATCAAGGTGGTGAACACGCACAGGAAGGAAGCCCATTGGCCGACGACGGCTCCTTGACCACCTCTCCTGACATCTCGGTGTCCCCCTCGCCGCCCGCGCAGCCCAAACTGAACCACGCCTCGCAGGACGTCGGCTTCTGGGAGGAGGACAGAGACGAGAGGGACGCAGAGGAGCTGACGGCAGAAGACATCATCAAGAGGAACCGTTACtacgatgacgatgacgacgacgacgaagacgaTTACTGA
- the LOC127607658 gene encoding LIM domain and actin-binding protein 1-like isoform X4 — protein MGFDSASTSQRTSNLSALKKRWEQAGNGSHQDKTPFISAPINNQSTFPTLTRAASVSEQPSVPKSPVAWRPPQEAPPSTPATDPVLVPPAALQAEEQSGMEKDELTQSKAPEKPDEQVPTSPRASYEKPRVPLNNLKMKFEKADDSLLKGSRSTLLSASSEEMEQTSVCDRVLEKTSLREKLAKYSAAVSKQSNTKSAVTPEVLPSKISLLAIEKATAGPECNGDSSSEPPKPSRKFCPPVKETCVACQKTVYPLERLAALQHIYHKSCFRCVHCSTKLSLGNFASLHGNVYCKPHFSQLFKAKGNYDEGFGHRPHKELWAPRKDGDEGEEELVKPREQVAAQRGRAESVESMSDKQPTPTAEEASPPVKVTDLAAHLETRMQMAASSAEKPAETRRLRIAWPPPAGEGTPGAGLRSPASEGGASGRAWRAKWPPEDDSLSSASSSHSTERAELTSLRRSSSLRERSRAFTLAAQASPNPTAIPKEPRRPLKALQEWRASLEEKSSSQERMADKKVDLQRKSDDREKQIASEVVNQSSPEVVVEGDHQGGEHAQEGSPLADDGSLTTSPDISVSPSPPAQPKLNHASQDVGFWEEDRDERDAEELTAEDIIKRNRYYDDDDDDDEDDY, from the exons ATG GGCTTTGACAGCGCGTCCACCTCCCAGCGCACAAGCAATCTGAGTGCTTTGAAGAAGCGCTGGGAGCAAGCGGGGAACGGCAGTCATCAGGACAAGACTCCATTCATCTCTGCGCCTATAAACAATCAAAGCACATTTCCTACCCTGACCAGAGCGGCTTCTGTCAGCGAGCAGCCCTCTGTTCCTAAGAGTCCGGTGGCCTGGCGGCCTCCACAGGAAGCTCCACCCAGCACACCTGCCACCGATCCCGTCCTCGTGCCCCCTGCTGCTCTACAAGCAGAAGAACAGAGTGGGATGGAGAAAGATGAGCTGACACAGAGCAAAGCGCCAGAAAAGCCTGACGAACAAGTTCCGACTAGTCCTCGTGCCTCCTATGAAAAGCCCAGAGTGCCACTCAACAATCTAAAGATGAAGTTTGAGAAGGCAGACGATAGCCTACTAAAG GGCTCCAGGTCGACTCTCCTAAGTGCTTCGTCAGAAGAGATGGAGCAAACCTCTG TGTGTGACCGCGTGCTGGAGAAGACATCACTAAGGGAGAAGCTGGCCAAATACTCTGCTGCTGTGTCCAAACAAAGCAATACCAAATCT GCTGTGACCCCAGAGGTGCTGCCCTCCAAAATATCTCTACTTGCAATTGAGAAAGCGACGGCAGGACCCGAGTGTAATG GGGATAGTAGCAGTGAGCCTCCAAAACCATCCAGG AAGTTCTGCCCTCCAGTGAAGGAGACGTGCGTTGCTTGCCAGAAGACTGTGTACCCCTTGGAGAGATTGGCGGCTCTTCAGCACATCTACCACAAGAGCTGCTTCCGCTGCGTCCACTGCAGCACAAAGCTAAG CCTGGGCAACTTTGCTTCTCTGCACGGCAACGTGTACTGTAAGCCTCATTTCAGTCAGCTGTTTAAAGCTAAAGGCAACTACGACGAGGGCTTCGGCCACCGGCCTCACAAGGAGTTGTGGGCGCCTCGCAAGGATGGAGATGAAGGCGAAGAGGAGCTAGTGAAACCCAGAGAACAAGTAGCGGCACAGAGGGGGAGAGCCGAGTCCGTGGAGAGCATGTCAGACAAACAGCCCACCCCAACTGCCGAAGAAGCATCCCCACCAGTCAAGGTCACCGACCTCGCTGCACACCTGGAGACTCGGATGCAGATGGCCGCCAGCTCCGCAGAGAAGCCGGCCGAGACTCGCAGGTTGAGGATCGCCTGGCCGCCCCCTGCCGGCGAAGGCACCCCCGGCGCAGGTTTGCGCAGCCCGGCCTCGGAGGGCGGCGCCTCGGGTCGAGCCTGGAGGGCCAAGTGGCCCCCAGAGGACGACTCGCTGTCGTCCGCTTCGTCATCCCACAGTACCGAGCGTGCCGAACTGACGAGTCTGAGGAGGAGCTCCTCTCTAAGGGAACGCAGTCGGGCCTTCACCTTGGCTGCCCAGGCCAGCCCCAATCCCACCGCCATTCCCAAGGAGCCTCGCCGGCCTCTCAAGGCCCTGCAAGAATGGAGAGCGTCCCTGGAGGAAAAGAGCTCATCTCAAGAAAGAATGGCAGACAAGAAAGTGGATCTGCAGAGGAAGAGCGATGATAGAGAGAAGCAAATCGCTAGTGAAGTCGTCAATCAAAGTAGCCCGGAGGTGGTCGTGGAGGGTGACCATCAAGGTGGTGAACACGCACAGGAAGGAAGCCCATTGGCCGACGACGGCTCCTTGACCACCTCTCCTGACATCTCGGTGTCCCCCTCGCCGCCCGCGCAGCCCAAACTGAACCACGCCTCGCAGGACGTCGGCTTCTGGGAGGAGGACAGAGACGAGAGGGACGCAGAGGAGCTGACGGCAGAAGACATCATCAAGAGGAACCGTTACtacgatgacgatgacgacgacgacgaagacgaTTACTGA
- the LOC127607658 gene encoding LIM domain and actin-binding protein 1-like isoform X2 — protein sequence MDSAPFSRKSWVSQSLRVTAKELSLVSGRGRSNAIAERFSKYQKAAEDAHKRKGGFDSASTSQRTSNLSALKKRWEQAGNGSHQDKTPFISAPINNQSTFPTLTRAASVSEQPSVPKSPVAWRPPQEAPPSTPATDPVLVPPAALQAEEQSGMEKDELTQSKAPEKPDEQVPTSPRASYEKPRVPLNNLKMKFEKADDSLLKGSRSTLLSASSEEMEQTSVCDRVLEKTSLREKLAKYSAAVSKQSNTKSAVTPEVLPSKISLLAIEKATAGPECNGDSSSEPPKPSRFCPPVKETCVACQKTVYPLERLAALQHIYHKSCFRCVHCSTKLSLGNFASLHGNVYCKPHFSQLFKAKGNYDEGFGHRPHKELWAPRKDGDEGEEELVKPREQVAAQRGRAESVESMSDKQPTPTAEEASPPVKVTDLAAHLETRMQMAASSAEKPAETRRLRIAWPPPAGEGTPGAGLRSPASEGGASGRAWRAKWPPEDDSLSSASSSHSTERAELTSLRRSSSLRERSRAFTLAAQASPNPTAIPKEPRRPLKALQEWRASLEEKSSSQERMADKKVDLQRKSDDREKQIASEVVNQSSPEVVVEGDHQGGEHAQEGSPLADDGSLTTSPDISVSPSPPAQPKLNHASQDVGFWEEDRDERDAEELTAEDIIKRNRYYDDDDDDDEDDY from the exons ATGGATAGCGCTCCATTCAGTCGAAAGTCGTGGGTGTCGCAGTCACTGCGTGTCACTGCAAAGGAGTTGTCACTGGTCAGCGGACGAGGAAGAAGCAACGCCATCGCCGAGCGCTTCTCCAA ATACCAGAAAGCTGCAGAGGATGCACATAAGAGAAAAGGA GGCTTTGACAGCGCGTCCACCTCCCAGCGCACAAGCAATCTGAGTGCTTTGAAGAAGCGCTGGGAGCAAGCGGGGAACGGCAGTCATCAGGACAAGACTCCATTCATCTCTGCGCCTATAAACAATCAAAGCACATTTCCTACCCTGACCAGAGCGGCTTCTGTCAGCGAGCAGCCCTCTGTTCCTAAGAGTCCGGTGGCCTGGCGGCCTCCACAGGAAGCTCCACCCAGCACACCTGCCACCGATCCCGTCCTCGTGCCCCCTGCTGCTCTACAAGCAGAAGAACAGAGTGGGATGGAGAAAGATGAGCTGACACAGAGCAAAGCGCCAGAAAAGCCTGACGAACAAGTTCCGACTAGTCCTCGTGCCTCCTATGAAAAGCCCAGAGTGCCACTCAACAATCTAAAGATGAAGTTTGAGAAGGCAGACGATAGCCTACTAAAG GGCTCCAGGTCGACTCTCCTAAGTGCTTCGTCAGAAGAGATGGAGCAAACCTCTG TGTGTGACCGCGTGCTGGAGAAGACATCACTAAGGGAGAAGCTGGCCAAATACTCTGCTGCTGTGTCCAAACAAAGCAATACCAAATCT GCTGTGACCCCAGAGGTGCTGCCCTCCAAAATATCTCTACTTGCAATTGAGAAAGCGACGGCAGGACCCGAGTGTAATG GGGATAGTAGCAGTGAGCCTCCAAAACCATCCAGG TTCTGCCCTCCAGTGAAGGAGACGTGCGTTGCTTGCCAGAAGACTGTGTACCCCTTGGAGAGATTGGCGGCTCTTCAGCACATCTACCACAAGAGCTGCTTCCGCTGCGTCCACTGCAGCACAAAGCTAAG CCTGGGCAACTTTGCTTCTCTGCACGGCAACGTGTACTGTAAGCCTCATTTCAGTCAGCTGTTTAAAGCTAAAGGCAACTACGACGAGGGCTTCGGCCACCGGCCTCACAAGGAGTTGTGGGCGCCTCGCAAGGATGGAGATGAAGGCGAAGAGGAGCTAGTGAAACCCAGAGAACAAGTAGCGGCACAGAGGGGGAGAGCCGAGTCCGTGGAGAGCATGTCAGACAAACAGCCCACCCCAACTGCCGAAGAAGCATCCCCACCAGTCAAGGTCACCGACCTCGCTGCACACCTGGAGACTCGGATGCAGATGGCCGCCAGCTCCGCAGAGAAGCCGGCCGAGACTCGCAGGTTGAGGATCGCCTGGCCGCCCCCTGCCGGCGAAGGCACCCCCGGCGCAGGTTTGCGCAGCCCGGCCTCGGAGGGCGGCGCCTCGGGTCGAGCCTGGAGGGCCAAGTGGCCCCCAGAGGACGACTCGCTGTCGTCCGCTTCGTCATCCCACAGTACCGAGCGTGCCGAACTGACGAGTCTGAGGAGGAGCTCCTCTCTAAGGGAACGCAGTCGGGCCTTCACCTTGGCTGCCCAGGCCAGCCCCAATCCCACCGCCATTCCCAAGGAGCCTCGCCGGCCTCTCAAGGCCCTGCAAGAATGGAGAGCGTCCCTGGAGGAAAAGAGCTCATCTCAAGAAAGAATGGCAGACAAGAAAGTGGATCTGCAGAGGAAGAGCGATGATAGAGAGAAGCAAATCGCTAGTGAAGTCGTCAATCAAAGTAGCCCGGAGGTGGTCGTGGAGGGTGACCATCAAGGTGGTGAACACGCACAGGAAGGAAGCCCATTGGCCGACGACGGCTCCTTGACCACCTCTCCTGACATCTCGGTGTCCCCCTCGCCGCCCGCGCAGCCCAAACTGAACCACGCCTCGCAGGACGTCGGCTTCTGGGAGGAGGACAGAGACGAGAGGGACGCAGAGGAGCTGACGGCAGAAGACATCATCAAGAGGAACCGTTACtacgatgacgatgacgacgacgacgaagacgaTTACTGA